The Spiroplasma citri genomic sequence TTTGATGCTCAATATTATTGTAGTTATCACGGACATTGAGACCAATGTATAGTTGAAGATGAAGAAGAACCAACAGAAGAACAATTATCAAAGTATATTCTAATTTTAAAAGATAATTCTAAATATGACAAATTACCTAGTAAGGAGGAAAAATAATGGATGTAATAAAAAGCGAAAATCAAATAAATCAAATTATTAAAACAAATAAAGATTTAGATGATTTTAAAAATAAAGATGAATTTATTATCTCAACATTAAAAAAATGTGTGGCAAATAATTTACTATTTTTAAAAAATATTGATAATGATTTAAAAAATTTGAATAATTTAATTAAAAATATTAACAATTTTCAAGTTAATAACAAAAGTGATGCAGATTATGGTACTGAATTAAAAATATTATTAAAATCTACAATTAAAAAAATAATAACTCCAATTGTTAATAATCGATCAGAACTTAAAATAATTGATAGTTTGTATAGATACATTACTAAATCTTTTGAAAAATTAGAAACAGATGTTATTCAAATTGAAATATTGACTAAACAAATTAATTGAATGAATGCGGCTGAAAATCAATTAAAAGAATTAAATAATAATAAAGAAAATAATTTAATTTCTGAAATTTTGAATAAAGAAGACATAAAAGTTAAAGGTTTAAAAACAAGATGAGATTTAAAAATAAATATTATTGATATTGAAAAAGTGCCAGAAAAATTTATTATTAAAACTATTGATGAAGAAGCGATTAAAAAAGCAATTAAAGAAAATAATAATGAAATTCCAAATATTAATGGTTTAGAAATATTATATGAAAAGAAACATCATTTTTAAAGATAATGCAATTTATTAGTAATAATATTAAATTAAAATATAATGTAAATTTTGAAAAAGATAACCATTCTTATTTTATAGATAATATTATTTTCCCCAGCATTACCGCTATTATTAGTTATTTTAATAATACTGAAATTCAATATGATAAATTAATGAAAAATAATGAACTTTTTAAAAAAGCAACAGAAAGAGGAAAAATTATTCATGAGTTTATTTCACGGATTTTATATGATGCAATTTTCCAAACAGAAAATAGAAAAGATTATAAAACAATTATTAAAAATAGTAAAAAAATATCAACAATAAAAGAAAGTTTAAAAATAATTGAGTTATTCTATAATTTTTTTAATAGAATAAAAAACGATTTTATTAAATCAATTATTATGTTTGAAATACCCTTATCAGACGGAAAAGTGTGTGGCACTCCCGATTTAATTTATTATGAAAATAACAAAGCTATTGTTGTTGATTTTAAAACTTGAAAATACTTTAATGCTGAAAAAATTAATAAAGCAAAAATACAAATTACAGCATATAATTATTTACTTGAAAAAAATAATATTTTTACTAGTAATATTGGTGAAATTTGAATAATTAACGAAAATGGTGTTAATATAAATCGTTTCAATATTACCAATCAATTAAAGTTAGAGTGACAAGAAATAATGCATACATTTTTAAAAAATAATTCTAATAAGGAGAAAAGAAACTATGAAAATTAAAAAATATTGTCCCAAATTAAAATATTGAGGTTATTGTTTTAAATGCAACAAAGAAAATAAAAAACCAAAACACTAGAAAGGAATATTAGTATGAATCAATTTATTGCCATTGGTAGAACAACAAAAGATATTGAAATTAAAAGAACACAAAGTGGTAAAGAATATGCCATGTTTCAATTAGCAGTAACAAGACCACATTCAACTCAAAAAGAAACTGATTTTATTCCTTGTCAAGTTTGAAATAAACAAGCAAGTGTATTACAACAATATTGTCAAAAAGGTAGTCAAATTGCAATTACAGGTATTTTACAGTCTTTTAAAGACAAAGAAAATAAAATACAGTGAACAGTAAGAGTTTATAGTTGTCAATTTTTACAAACTAATAATAATTTAAAAAATAGTACACCTCCCATAACACCCACAAAAATAAATCAGACCCAATCAGCAACAAGAAATATTCGTTTAGAAGAAATAGAATCAAATAAATCATTTGAAAATAATGATGATGCTATTTTATGAGATTAAATATGGAAACTAATAAATATATTTTATGTTATCGTTCTGAAAAAGGTAAACGACCATGTAAAACTTATTTTGGTGAATATATAACTGGTATTGATGTTGAAGATGTCAATATTAATTCAACTTGGGAATGAGAATATTTTAAAAAAAATTATGGGGAAAATAACTTAGTTATTTGTAAAGATGATAAGTTAGATCTAATTTTAGAAAGAAAAAAATATAATGAAAAAATTTAATAAATATCGTAATCATTTTTTAAAATGTAAAAATATAAAATTATTCTTTTTTACAAAATTACATAAATATAATTGCTATTCGTGTTATTTGTGAAAAATAAAAAAGGAGAAAAAATAAAATGAATAATAAAATTGAATTAATATTAAATAATTCAAAAGTTAATAATTGAATTAATGAAAAATTAACAAATCAGAAAGAAATTAATTTATTTCGTAAAAATATCTTAACAATTTATAATAATAATCCCAATTTATTTGATAAAGAAAAAATAAATTTAATGAGTGTTTTATCTGCTTGTGTAAAAGCAATGTTATTAGATTTACCGTTAGACCCTAACTTAGGATATGCCTATATTGTTCCATATAATGGAAAAGGACAGTTGCAAATTGGTTATAAGGGTTATATTCAGTTAGCAATCCGAACAGGAAAATATTTAACAATAAACGCAATAGAAGTAAAACAAGGTGAATTATTAAATTTTGATGAATTAGAACAAGAATACAATTTTAAATGAATAACCAACGAAAATGAACGAACAAAAAAAGAAACAATCGGATATGTTGCATTTTTTAAACTACTAAATGGTTATAAAAAAACTTTATATTGAAGTAAAGAAAAATGCGAAAATCATTTTAAAACATATTCTAAGAATTATCAAACTTACGGAAAATTTACGGCTGGAAGTTATGAGGGGATGGCACTTAAAACAGTATTAACCCAACTTTTAAGAAAATGAGGTATTATGTCAGTTGAAATGCAAGAAGCCTATCAACATGATCAAGCAATAATTATTAATAACAGCAAAGAGTTTAGTGATAATCCTAACATAAAAAATAAAGAAGATAAGAATGTTATTGAATTAAATAACAAAAAAGATGAATTAAATCTAAATTTAGAACAAGAATTTAGCATTAATGAAATAAATGATGATGAAGAAATTGCTAAAACTGTTGATGAAATGTTTTCTGATTAAGAAAATGAAAAATAATTGAAAAGATTATGATAAAAATCGTCCAATTAGACATAAATTTTATCGCAATAAAAAATGAGTAAAAATAAGAAACGATTATTTTAATAGCAAAATGGGAATATGTGAACGATGTTATCAAAAAGGATATATAGTTAATGGCGTTATTGTTCACCACAAAGAATATATTACCGATCAAGATTTTATTAATTGAAACATTGATAAACTTTTTGCATGAAAAAATTTAGAACTATTATGTATGAAATGCCACAATAAAGAACACAAAACCGAAAAAGGATATCGCGATAATGTCATAATTGACGAAAAAACTGGCAAAGTAAAAATAATAGATAAAGAAGAATAAAGACTTCAATAAAGCAAGCAAAATTGTTTCAGAAACACAACTTTATAAACAAGCTGGTAATAGCATTGTGATTGATGTATTAAAAAAGATTTTTATAAAAATGTTTAAAACAGAAAAGAAAAATTAACAAAGGAAGTGAAAAAAATGAATAGTTATAAAATAATAATAGGATATTATAATAAAATTTGTTCTGTTTGTAATAAAGAAATTCCAATTATTTTTACCCAAGCAGGATTATTAAAAATTAATGAAAATGAAAATCAATTACTTTATAATGGACATTTTAAATGTATAAAAAATAAGTATGATAAGATTAATTTATAAATATTAAAAAGGAGAAAATATTATGGAATATAATTTTAAAATTAGTTGATTCAAAAGCATTGCAGAATAACAAGAATTAACATTATATACAAATAAGCTAAATATTATTTTTGGAGAAAATAGTTCTGGTAAAACTGTTCTATTAGATTCTATAAAATGGGGATTAGGAGAAGAAGGATCAAAAGAAAAATTCAAGACAAATTTTACAGAAAAAGGTATGGATAAATATAACCCATTAAATATTGAAAATGAAAAAAAATATAAACCTAAAATAATAACTTATATTAAAAATTATGATAAATTGGATAATTTTATTTTTAAAATAGAACAAATTAATAATTTAAAATTTAGTGAAAATGAAAAATTTATAACTTTTACCAGAAAATATAATGAGGGTACATTATGGGAAAACAATGAATTTGATTATGAAGGTAATCCTACTTTTATAAATAAAATTAAAAGAGAAATTTATGAAAAATATGAAAATTATTGACCAAAAAGTTTTTTAACTGTAAATAAAGATTTAAATGATGAAAAAATATTAATTTCTTTCAAAGAAAATATTACTCATCAAGATACTAAACCAAAAGTATTAAATAAATTAAATAAAGAAATGAGTCTAAAAGCAAAACAAAAGTTGGCCGATGAAATGCATCGAGCAATAGATTTTATTTATATTTTAGATAAATTTAATAAACTTAATTTTGATATTTATAAAAATAATGATCTTGATATTTCTTCTGCAACAGAAGATATTTCTTTTCCTTTAAATGAAATAACAAAAATATATTTAGAAAATAAAAATCCAGATAATAAATATTTAAAATTATTTTGTGATTTCTTTGGAGGAAAAGAATTTGCGGAACAAATTAATAAATTTATTAATTTGAGTAATATAACAGAACGCGATAAACAAATTCGTAATAATTTTAAAAAAGTAATAGAGAATAATACTAATGAAAAAATTAAAAATATTTTTTTAAATATATTTTCAATTAATAAATTATTTTTATTACTAAAAATAAGATTAGAAAATGATTATTTAGAGTTATGTGTGGAAGATCAAAATAATTCTAGATTATTTGGTGGACAATCACCAAAAGAACAGAGTCAGGGATATAAACAAATTTTTTATTTAATAGCTATTTTAGAAGGAATAAAATTAATTGACGAAAACAAAAAAGAATTAATTCCAATTCCAACAGTTGTTTTATTTGATGAACCCGATAAAAATATTCATTATTCTATTCAAAAAGAATTATCAAAATATTTAATAAAATATATTAACGAAAATAAAAATATTTTAATAGTTATTGCTACACACTCGGGATTTTTACTTTCTGAAGAAAAAGAAGAAAATAATATAATTATTACTAAATTATTAGAAAATGGTCAAACAGAAATTAAAGAATATGATGAAGTAAAAAAGATGATAATATTGATTTTGATAATTCAATTTTTCCTATTAATTCCTTTTATTTAATTTCTAACTGATATAAAAAAATAGAAAAAATAATTAAAAAAAGTAAATTAGCATTTTGATATAATGAAGACGAATTTATTAAAAAATATAATAAAGATATTAATATAGAAAAAATTAAAAACTATATAAAAGAAATTAATGGTAATCTTAATAATGAAGATATTGTTTTACATCCATTAAAAAATTTTGAAGAAGAAGAAATTAATTATATTATTAAATTCTCAGATGTAGATATAAATAATCAAGACGAATTTATTAATATTATTAGAAATATTGAAAATTATAGCAATACTAAACATTATAAATTATCACCACTTTTTTTAAATGAGTTGTTAGAAATAATTTACTAAAAATATATAAAAAACTATTTATAAATATAAAAATTAATTTTGTTGTTTTTTTTATTTGACAAATAATTTTAATGACGGTATCATCACGGTGTAATTAGTTATATAAATATTAATTTTATTTTACTTATATACCCCCCCTATAAGTCCTTTAAAATAAGGACTTTTTGGGTTCCGATGTGGTGGGGTTCCGTGTACACTTTTTTTAATTTTGAAAAAAACCGCACTTTTATACTAAAAATAATAAAAAACCCCGTAAATAAAGGAGTTTTTATAAATGAATGAGTTAAAAAATAGCAAAAAACAAGCAAAAAATAGCCAAAATTTAACAAAAAATGCCCCTTTTTTGACAAAAAATGAAAGCATTTTAACAAAAGAAAACAATAACTTAAACCAACAAAAAAACCTTTTAAATTGAGAAAAAGATAAAGAAAAATTAATAAATAAATATAAACGATTTTTAAAAGAAAAAAATGTTATTTTAGATATTATTAAACTTGATTTTTTAGAAGAATTTTGTACCCTTAAATTAACTTTAAATAACATTAATAATGAAATCCAAACCTTAATTAATGACGGTAAATTATTTTCTGAAACCGATAATAATCGCGGAAAACCAAAAGAAGTAAGACACCCCGCTTTAATTTCTTATGGACAAGCATATAAAGATTATAAAGCTGGATATGAAATAATAGAACAATGAATAAAAATAGCTAATCAAAAAGATAATTCCGATACTTTTAATTTTAATAATTTATATGATAATTCAGAGGAAAAATAAGAATGCAAGCAAATAATGAAAAAACAAATTTAGAACTATATTATGAATGAATAAATAAAAACTCCAATAAAAATAAAGTTGGAATAAAAATTAAAAAAATTGTTTCCACATTAGTAAAAGAATTAAAATCAAATAAAGATTATTATTTTAATCACAAAGAAGCAAATAAAACAATTAGCTTTATTGAAAAATCTTGCTTTCATACAACTGGAGAATATAATAAACAAAATTTTAAATTAGAATTATGGCAAAAAGCATTTTTAGAAGCATTATATGGTTTTTATGATAAAAAAACAAATTTAAGAAGATTTAAAGAAGCACTCTTAATTGTCGGAAGAGGAAATGGAAAAACCGCCCTTGCTTCTGCAATCGCTTTAAAAAGTTTAATTTTAGATAATGAAGCAAATGCCGAACTTTATTCTATTGCAACCAAACGAGATCAAGCAAAAAGAGTTTATGAAGAAATGCGAAGAATGATTTTTATTAATCCTAACTTAAATAAAATTTTAAAAGTTAAGCGAGATAAAATAGAATTCATACATAATAATTCTTTTTTTCAACCACTATCATCAGAAACAAAAACATTAGATGGTTTAAATCCCTATTTTGTTGTTTTAGATGAAGTAGCAATGATGGAGAAGCGTGATATTTATGATGTTATGCGAACAGCAACCGCAAAAAGAAAAGATTATTTAATGTTATTAATAACAACGAATGGATCTATCAGAGAAAATATTTTTGATGAAAGATATTCATATGCTGAAAAAGTTTTAGAAAATACAATAAAAGATAATAAATTTTTACCTTGAATTTATGAACTTGATGAAAGAAATGAATGAAAAAATTTTAACAATCTTTATAAAGCTAATCCAAATTTAGGTATTTCTAAATATATTGATAATTTTAAAGCTGAATGACAAGAAGCATTAATTACGCCAACTCAACAACCAAATTTTTTAATTAAACATTGTAATTTAAAGAGTAATTTAGATAGCGCTCTTTTTAGTCGATTGGATTTAGAAACGAAAAATAATAAAATTATTAATACTGATGAATACTTAATAAAAAATAGGATTTGCACCATTGGAATTGATTTATCAAAAACAAACGATCTAAGTGCAGTTGTATTTTTAATCCCAAATTTAGACACAAATGAATTTATATTAATATCGCAATTTTTTATGCCAGAAGCAAGAATAATTGAAAAAACAACAGAAGATAAAATCCCATATAAACTGTACCAAGAACAAGGAATATTAACATTATGCAAAGGAGAAGAAATCAATATTAGTGAAATTGTTAATTATATTATAAATATAATGAAAAAATATAATTTAATTTGTTATGGTATAGGATATGATACTTTTAACTCTTATCTTTTAAAACAACATTTAGATAATGTGGGGTTTTATCTCATAAATAATTTAATTAGATTTGGAGTAAGAACAATTAGTCCAATTATAAAAGCACTTAAATTAGAATTTGATGACAATAAATTTGTCTTTAATCAAAACCCATTATTAAAATTACATTTTAATAATGTTGATGTTCTTATTGATGAAGAAAAAGAAAATATGATGCCAATTAAAAGATCAAAAAACAAACGAATTGACGGTTTTATTGCCCTTTTATTTGCTTATAAAATCTTTCGTGATAACAAAGACCGAATTTATATTGAATTATATAAAATATATTCTCAAAAATAAAAAAAGAGATATTAAATCTCTTTTTTTATTTATAGTATCGCACAGACTATTGACTGGCAAGGTTTCTTTTCTTTATTTAAACTTGCAAGTAGAACCTAGAATAACTCGCAACATCACTTGCTACTTAATTATAGCATTTTTTTATAAAATTAAAAAAATTAAAGGAAAAATAAAAAAATATGTTATTATATATACAAATTTGTATTTATTCAGTCGTATTATTGTAAGTAAAAATGGTGAGGATCCGATCAAAGAAGAATTTAATTAGTAATTTATTGTACTTGATAAATATAAACAAACAGCTTTTGAAGAGGATTCAACAGAATTTTAAAAATTTCCTACGACTGAATAAATACAAATTTGTATGTATTATAACATAAATTATTTTATATTTATATATTAATTTTATTATTAAAGACAATTTATATTGTCTTTTTTTATTTGACAAATATTTTTAATGACGGTATCATCACGACGACAATAAATGATGGGGTTAATTATTATTGTTAAGGCTGGTGATTATGTTTTGATATAAAAAAAATAAAGATAATAATAATGTAAATAAAACGCCTAAAAATTCTCAAGTTGATATTGTTAAGTTTGAATGAAAAGACTTTTTTACTAATTTTCAGAATAATTATCAAATTGATGTAATTAAAAGCACAATTAATCGGATTGCTACTGATATAGCACAAGTATCAGTTAATACATATCGCCAAAATGAAAAAATAAAAAAATCTAATTTTGATTATTTATTAAATTTGAGACCAAACAATTTAATGAGTAGTTATGATTTTTATTATAAGATAATTACTAATTTATTTTTGCAAGGGAATGTTTTTATTAAAATAGAAAAAGATATTAATGATAAAATTATTTCTTTAATTCCAATCGAATACAGTACTATTGAATTATTGTCTAAGGATGATGAATTATTTATAAGATTTTATCAAAATAATAATGCATTTGAGATATTACCGTATTCTCAAATAATTCATCTACGGAAATTTTATAATAAAAATTTCTTAGGGGATAATCCTAATAATTCGCTTGAACCAAGTAAAAGAATATTAGAAGAAATGACAAACTCTATTATTAACAATTTTAAAGAAACAAATTCTTTAATGGGGATAATTACCACAAATATGCCACTGGGGCCAACTGGTGCTCCTACGCAGTTTAACCAAGAGAGATCCCAAATGTTGCCAGTTTTACCAGTTGAAGATATTAATTTTAAAAATACCAATTTTAGTAATAAAAGAGTTGCGTATTTATCTTATGGACAAGATTTTAAAAAAATTGATAGTAATATATCAAAATTTAGTAAAGAACAAAATGAATATTCTGAAAATTTAATTTATAAATTTTTTAATATAGCACCTGAGATTGTTAAAGGAACTTATAATTCAGAACAATTTTTAAGTTACTTATCTACTGTAATTCATCCAGTTTTAAGACAATTAGAAAAAGAATTTACCTTTAAAATTTTTACTAAAAAAGAATTAGAATTAGGGCAATATTTCGAGTTTGTATTAGATAGTAGATTAATAATATTAAACTTATCAAATAGTTTAAAAGGTGTTGAACTTGGTGCAATAAACCCAAATGAAATAAGAAAATTATTATTTGGTTTAGATCCTTATGAGGGAGGAGATACCTTTTTAAATTGAAATTATGGAAAAGTAGATAATGAAAAAAATGGAGAAAACAATGGACAACAATAAAATTATTAATAATGAAATTACCAAAAAAATTGATTTTAATATAAAAAAAATTAAAGAAATAAAAGAAGATAAATTTAGCACAAATGAAATTATCGGAATAGCAAATAAATATGATGTAGTTGATTATCACAATGACATTACTGACTATAAAAGTTTTGAAAATGATTTAAAAAATGGTAAAACTGTGCCAGTATTTTTATCTCATAATCACGAAAAAATTTTAGGAGTTGCAGATTTAGAAAACCGCAAAGACGGATTATGAGCAAAAATTAAAATATATACTAATACTAATTACGGAAAAGAAACTTACGAAATTGCTAAACAAATGCAAAAAGATAATAGACCAATGCAGTTAAGCATAGGTTATCGTATTTTAAAATCAGAACCAACAGAAATAAATGGCCAAGTTGTTCGTTATTTAAAACAAATTGAAGTTGACGAAATTTCTTTGGTTCCATTAGGGGCAAATCCACAGAGTAAAATACAAGAAATTAAAAATATCAAAGGAGAAAAAAATATGGAAAAAGTAAATTTAAAAGAATTAAATGACAAAATTATTGATTCCAATAATGAATTAGAAGAAAAAAAAGAACAATTAGAAAATATGGAATTAAAGAAAAATAATTTATCTAATAAAGAATTGCAAGAACAAAAAGAGTTATTAACTGCAATTAAAAAATTAAATGAAGAAATTACAGAAACTCAAAAAATAAGAAATGAATATTTAGAAAAAAATATTAAAAATATTGAAAACGGAAATAGCACAATTTTACAAACATTAAGGGGAACAGAACAAATGGAAATTAAAACTATCTATAATCAAAAAGATATTTTAGATACAAGAGAATATAAAAATGCATGATTAAAAAATATGCAAAGACAACAATTAACACCACAAGAAGCAAAATTTTTACAAGTTGGAACAAATCCAACTGGAAATGAAGATGCGAGTCCGCTTGTACCTACTACAATATGAAAAAACATCTTAAATGAAATTAAATTAACTTCTAATTTAATTAATGAAGTAACTATTTTAGAACACCGAGGAAAATTAGATATTGCGTATGAAAAAGATTCAACAGCAGCTAAATTTGTCACAGAGGGTGAAGAAATAAAAGGAAGTACAGGATCAGATAGTATTAAATTTGATGGTCACATTATTGCCACTTCGCTTGAATTTTCAGAAACTACAAGATTTATGACAATTGAAGATTTTGAAGCTTTTGTAATTAGAGTAATTACAAACAGAATTAAAGAGGGCATTGAACAATCACTTGCTACTGGAACTGGAAAAGGTCAACCAACTGGAATATTATCAGATACAAGCATTAAAAGTGTAAAAATTAAAGAATTAAATTACGATGCTATTATTGAAATGATTAAATCATTAAAATTAGGATATTCAAATGGTGCTAAATTTGTAATGAATAACGAAACATTCTGAACTATTCAAAATATTAAAGATAAAAATGATCGCCCTATTTGAAACCACAATATAAGTTCAGATGGAGTTACTAATAAAATCTTAGGTTATGATGTTGTTTTAACAGACACATATCCTACATTTTCTAAAACAAATAAAAATAATTGCATTTCTTTTGG encodes the following:
- a CDS encoding AAA family ATPase; translated protein: MDKYNPLNIENEKKYKPKIITYIKNYDKLDNFIFKIEQINNLKFSENEKFITFTRKYNEGTLWENNEFDYEGNPTFINKIKREIYEKYENYWPKSFLTVNKDLNDEKILISFKENITHQDTKPKVLNKLNKEMSLKAKQKLADEMHRAIDFIYILDKFNKLNFDIYKNNDLDISSATEDISFPLNEITKIYLENKNPDNKYLKLFCDFFGGKEFAEQINKFINLSNITERDKQIRNNFKKVIENNTNEKIKNIFLNIFSINKLFLLLKIRLENDYLELCVEDQNNSRLFGGQSPKEQSQGYKQIFYLIAILEGIKLIDENKKELIPIPTVVLFDEPDKNIHYSIQKELSKYLIKYINENKNILIVIATHSGFLLSEEKEENNIIITKLLENGQTEIKEYDEVKKMIILILIIQFFLLIPFI
- a CDS encoding single-stranded DNA-binding protein — encoded protein: MNQFIAIGRTTKDIEIKRTQSGKEYAMFQLAVTRPHSTQKETDFIPCQVWNKQASVLQQYCQKGSQIAITGILQSFKDKENKIQWTVRVYSCQFLQTNNNLKNSTPPITPTKINQTQSATRNIRLEEIESNKSFENNDDAILWD
- a CDS encoding terminase large subunit gives rise to the protein MQANNEKTNLELYYEWINKNSNKNKVGIKIKKIVSTLVKELKSNKDYYFNHKEANKTISFIEKSCFHTTGEYNKQNFKLELWQKAFLEALYGFYDKKTNLRRFKEALLIVGRGNGKTALASAIALKSLILDNEANAELYSIATKRDQAKRVYEEMRRMIFINPNLNKILKVKRDKIEFIHNNSFFQPLSSETKTLDGLNPYFVVLDEVAMMEKRDIYDVMRTATAKRKDYLMLLITTNGSIRENIFDERYSYAEKVLENTIKDNKFLPWIYELDERNEWKNFNNLYKANPNLGISKYIDNFKAEWQEALITPTQQPNFLIKHCNLKSNLDSALFSRLDLETKNNKIINTDEYLIKNRICTIGIDLSKTNDLSAVVFLIPNLDTNEFILISQFFMPEARIIEKTTEDKIPYKLYQEQGILTLCKGEEINISEIVNYIINIMKKYNLICYGIGYDTFNSYLLKQHLDNVGFYLINNLIRFGVRTISPIIKALKLEFDDNKFVFNQNPLLKLHFNNVDVLIDEEKENMMPIKRSKNKRIDGFIALLFAYKIFRDNKDRIYIELYKIYSQK
- a CDS encoding phage major capsid protein — its product is MEKTMDNNKIINNEITKKIDFNIKKIKEIKEDKFSTNEIIGIANKYDVVDYHNDITDYKSFENDLKNGKTVPVFLSHNHEKILGVADLENRKDGLWAKIKIYTNTNYGKETYEIAKQMQKDNRPMQLSIGYRILKSEPTEINGQVVRYLKQIEVDEISLVPLGANPQSKIQEIKNIKGEKNMEKVNLKELNDKIIDSNNELEEKKEQLENMELKKNNLSNKELQEQKELLTAIKKLNEEITETQKIRNEYLEKNIKNIENGNSTILQTLRGTEQMEIKTIYNQKDILDTREYKNAWLKNMQRQQLTPQEAKFLQVGTNPTGNEDASPLVPTTIWKNILNEIKLTSNLINEVTILEHRGKLDIAYEKDSTAAKFVTEGEEIKGSTGSDSIKFDGHIIATSLEFSETTRFMTIEDFEAFVIRVITNRIKEGIEQSLATGTGKGQPTGILSDTSIKSVKIKELNYDAIIEMIKSLKLGYSNGAKFVMNNETFWTIQNIKDKNDRPIWNHNISSDGVTNKILGYDVVLTDTYPTFSKTNKNNCISFGKLNTYYVNFQEPLTLRYSEHIGIKKLLHTYVGAAILDGKVVEKNAFVNFQPE
- a CDS encoding phage portal protein, translating into MFWYKKNKDNNNVNKTPKNSQVDIVKFEWKDFFTNFQNNYQIDVIKSTINRIATDIAQVSVNTYRQNEKIKKSNFDYLLNLRPNNLMSSYDFYYKIITNLFLQGNVFIKIEKDINDKIISLIPIEYSTIELLSKDDELFIRFYQNNNAFEILPYSQIIHLRKFYNKNFLGDNPNNSLEPSKRILEEMTNSIINNFKETNSLMGIITTNMPLGPTGAPTQFNQERSQMLPVLPVEDINFKNTNFSNKRVAYLSYGQDFKKIDSNISKFSKEQNEYSENLIYKFFNIAPEIVKGTYNSEQFLSYLSTVIHPVLRQLEKEFTFKIFTKKELELGQYFEFVLDSRLIILNLSNSLKGVELGAINPNEIRKLLFGLDPYEGGDTFLNWNYGKVDNEKNGENNGQQ
- a CDS encoding PD-(D/E)XK nuclease family protein gives rise to the protein MQFISNNIKLKYNVNFEKDNHSYFIDNIIFPSITAIISYFNNTEIQYDKLMKNNELFKKATERGKIIHEFISRILYDAIFQTENRKDYKTIIKNSKKISTIKESLKIIELFYNFFNRIKNDFIKSIIMFEIPLSDGKVCGTPDLIYYENNKAIVVDFKTWKYFNAEKINKAKIQITAYNYLLEKNNIFTSNIGEIWIINENGVNINRFNITNQLKLEWQEIMHTFLKNNSNKEKRNYEN
- a CDS encoding HNH endonuclease, whose translation is MKCFLIKKMKNNWKDYDKNRPIRHKFYRNKKWVKIRNDYFNSKMGICERCYQKGYIVNGVIVHHKEYITDQDFINWNIDKLFAWKNLELLCMKCHNKEHKTEKGYRDNVIIDEKTGKVKIIDKEE
- a CDS encoding recombinase RecT; protein product: MNNKIELILNNSKVNNWINEKLTNQKEINLFRKNILTIYNNNPNLFDKEKINLMSVLSACVKAMLLDLPLDPNLGYAYIVPYNGKGQLQIGYKGYIQLAIRTGKYLTINAIEVKQGELLNFDELEQEYNFKWITNENERTKKETIGYVAFFKLLNGYKKTLYWSKEKCENHFKTYSKNYQTYGKFTAGSYEGMALKTVLTQLLRKWGIMSVEMQEAYQHDQAIIINNSKEFSDNPNIKNKEDKNVIELNNKKDELNLNLEQEFSINEINDDEEIAKTVDEMFSD